The Flavobacterium marginilacus genome window below encodes:
- the traK gene encoding conjugative transposon protein TraK: MEFKTLRNIENSFLQIRLYALVFTVLCTSVAGYAVWQSYRFAEEQRQKIYVLDNGKSLMLALAQDASINRPVEAREHVRRFHELFFTLAPDKNAIESNMSRAFNLADKSAFDYYKDLSEKGYYNRIISGNVQQRIEVDSVVCNFDKYPYAVHTYAKQFIIRSSNVTKRNLVTSCYLVNSVRSDNNPQGFNIEKFSVVENKDIEVIER; encoded by the coding sequence ATGGAATTTAAAACGCTAAGAAATATCGAAAACAGTTTTCTCCAAATTAGGCTGTATGCCCTTGTATTTACCGTTCTCTGTACCAGTGTTGCAGGATATGCCGTTTGGCAATCCTACCGCTTTGCAGAAGAACAACGCCAAAAGATCTATGTACTGGATAATGGCAAATCATTGATGCTGGCACTTGCACAGGATGCATCCATCAACCGACCAGTTGAAGCAAGGGAACACGTAAGACGTTTTCACGAACTGTTTTTTACGCTGGCTCCTGATAAAAATGCTATCGAAAGCAATATGAGCCGGGCGTTTAACCTTGCCGATAAAAGTGCTTTTGATTATTACAAAGACCTTTCGGAAAAAGGATATTACAACCGTATTATATCGGGGAATGTACAGCAGCGTATCGAAGTGGATAGCGTGGTTTGCAATTTCGACAAGTATCCCTATGCGGTACATACGTATGCTAAACAGTTTATTATCCGTTCCAGTAATGTAACCAAACGTAATCTGGTAACTTCCTGCTATCTGGTCAATTCCGTCCGTTCGGATAATAACCCGCAGGGCTTCAATATCGAAAAATTTTCGGTGGTCGAAAACAAGGATATTGAAGTTATTGAACGCTAA